The sequence GGAACATCAAGCTTTTGCTTTGTATAGGTAAATAAAAAATTATTAACCAGGTATTCAGCAACAAAGATTCTCTGAAAATGAGAACGCTGCTTATCAAAAAACCAATAAATTATGCCAAGATCGGTCAATACGGTGGCTTCTAGAGCCCGCAGAAAAAAAATATTAAAATTAACCAGAGGTTATTTCGGTGCAAGAAAAAATGTTTGGACTGTTGCTAAAAATACTTTAGAAAAAGGTTTAACTTACGCATATCGCGATAGAAAAGCAAAAAAGAGAACTTTCAGAGGACTGTGGATCCAAAGAATTAATGCAGGAGTAAGAGAACACGGTATGTCTTATTCTGAATTTATGGGTAAAGTTCATGCAAAAGGAATTAACCTTAACAGAAAAGTACTTGCTGATTTAGCAATGAACCATCCAATTGCTTTTAAAAGCGTTGTAGATTCTGTAAAGTAAAATCATATATCAAATAACAAAAAAGGGAATCCTAATTTTAGGATTCCCTTTTTTATTGCATCATTTTTTCTGCTTAGCGGTCTTTGCATTTTTCTGGCTTGATCCATTTTTCTCGGTGCGCTTTTTACGTGAAAACTATTATTCTTCACTTTTTGTGTGAAAACATATTAGCGGACTTGCACATTTTTTCTCTGCGCTCTTTGCGTGAAAATCGTATAGTTAATAAGAAATCAAGGACTGATTACTTAATATTTGACTTTATTTTTAGATGGTTGAATTTGCAATATCTTAGCGACCTTTGCGTCTTTTTTTCTTTGTGCTCTTTGCGTGAAAATGCAAATATAATTCCGAAATAAAAAAAAGCGAAAAATCCGGTTAATTCTATTTCTCTTTGTGTGAAAATTATTTATTCCCGTTTTTTGTATGAAAACAAATAAAAAAGAACATTAATTCTTTTTTACTCTGCTTTTTCCAATATAAGCCAAATAATAATCAGGATTGATTTTCAATGCTAAATCATAATTTTCCAGCGCTTTAGGAAAATCCCCCAAGCGCTCATAACAATAACCGCGCATGTATAAAGCCTCATAATAGGAAGGCTTAAAAGATAAGGCATTACTAAAATGATCAATTGCTGTTTTATACTCTTTAAGATATTCAGAATGAACATAACCAAGGTTATAATGAGCATAGACATGTTCAGTGTCTATTTCCAAAATATTGAAATAAGATTCAATCGCTTTCTTATGCATGTTGTTTTCCTGGCAAAAAACTCCTGCTGCATACCAAGCCTCAATACTATTGGGTGTTACTTTTAATGCATTGTTATAGTAATCAAGAGCAAGTTTGTTTTTTTGGGTTGCAAATAAAAGCCCCAGTTGCATATAAGCGTGGTAATAATCAGGATCCTGCTCAACAGTAGTTTGAAAGCTTGAAACAGCCTTGGCAGTATCTCCGGATTCCTTAAAAGCCATTCCCTTAATAAAATAAGCCTTCGCATTATACTTGTCTATTCTTAAAATTTTATCGATGTTTCCAATTGATTCCTTGTAATTTTTTAAATATAAATGCAGTTCTGCCAATTTCATACGTGCATCAATATTTTCAGGCTCTAGCTCAAGCGCCTTTTCTAAGGCTGCCTTCACATTTCCGGCAAGACCTTTTGTAAAATACAAGTCGGAAAGAGTAACAAAATATTCTGCCTTTGAGCTATCAAGCTTAAAAAGCCTGGACATATCAGAAAGCGCAGCATCTATATTGCCATTTGTTTGCAAAAAGTACTTTGCCCGCTCATGATAGAGCTTGGGATCATTGGGGTTTTTCTTTATTTTTTCATTAATAAAAACAAGGGCGGAATCTGCAGAAACAGCAACAACAACATCTTCAATTTTTTCTTCCTGCTCTTTTTGAACACATGAAAAAAGCAAAAAAGAACAAATAAAAACGAGTAAAATCTTTGGATTGTACATAATAAAAAAAAGCCGGCTTACCTGTTTTGGGATAAGCCGGCAGAATTTGATTTTTTAATTAACCGGTACTTTATATAAAACAGCTTTAATTTTCATTTCCAATTCCTCGGCAAGCTCAAGGTTATCCAGCAATAAATTCTTAACAGCATCTCTTCCCTGTCCAAGTTTGGTATCTCCATAACTGAACCATGATCCACTTTTCTTTATAATATTTTGCTCAACACCAATATCAATAATTTCTCCAACCTTTGAAATTCCTTCTCCATATAAAATGTCAAATTCAGCCTGACGAAAAGGTGGAGCAACTTTGTTTTTTACAACTTTTACTCTTGTTCTGTTCCCAATTACATTATCGGCATCTTTAATTTGGCCTATTCTTCTTATATCAAGTCTTACAGAAGCATAAAACTTAAGTGCATTTCCACCCGTTGTAGTTTCAGGATTACCAAACATTACACCGATCTTTTCCCTTAATTGATTGATAAATATGCAACAGCAACCTGTCCTGCTTATAGTGGCGGTTAATTTTCTCAATGCCTGTGACATCAATCTTGCTTGTAAGCCCATTTTAGAATCACCCATCTCCCCTTCTATTTCACTTTTTGGTGTTAATGCGGCTACAGAGTCAATTACAATAATATCAATAGCTCCTGATCGGATAAGGTTTTCAGTGATTTCAAGTGCTTGCTCCCCATTATCTGGTTGAGAAATTAGCAGGTTATCTGTGTCAACACCTAAATTGTGAGCATATACTCTGTCAAATGCATGTTCTGCATCTATAAAGGCAGCTATTCCACCATTCTTCTGGGCCTGGGCAATAGCGTGAATGGCCAGGGTTGTTTTACCAGATGATTCAGGGCCATAAATCTCAATAACTCTTCCCTTTGGAAATCCACCAATCCCTAATGCAAGATCAAGTGTCAATGAACCTGTGGATATTACCTCTACATTTTCAATGGCTGAATCTCCAAGTTTCATAATGGCACCTTTGCCATATGTTTTTTCCAACTTATCTAAAGTTAATTGAAGTGCTTTATACTTCTCCTTGTTAATTTCTTTATTCACGTCTTTTGTTTCTTTTTCTTTACTCATATAGGTTCAGGTATTTATATGTAACAATTATTATTTTAATTTAGTATTGATAGGATTTGTTCTGTATGATTTTTAGTTGTCACTTTGGTAATTAGAGCCCTAATCAAGCTGTTTTCATCAATTAGAAAGGTGCTACGATGAATTCCATCAAACACTTTTCCCATAAATTTCTTTTCTCCCCATACACCATAAGCTTTACAGATTTTTTTGTCGGTATCTGCAAGTAAAGGAAACGGCAGGTCATATTTTTCAATAAATTTTCTGTGTTTTTCCTCAGAATCAGCACTTACACCTAATATACTGATCCCTTTACTTTTTAAAACAGAATAATTATCCCTCAAATTGCAAGCTTGAAGAGTACATCCAGGGGTATTGTCTTTGGGATAAAAATACAAAACAAGCATTTTGTCTTTAAAATCACTTAAAGAAACAAGGTTCCCATCCTGATCAACCCCTGTGAAATCGGGAGCTTTATCACCTTGTTTTAAATGTGTCATAAGTTTATTTCTCTATCCTACAAAGTAAACATAATATTTGACAAAAAACTTCAGTGAAATTATTTTTTTTTGAACAAATTAAGTATTGGTAATTTTATCTGGCAAAACAGAACTATTTTTCTGATAGTATTTGCAGTAGGCAGTTAGCGGACATATTAAACATTTGGGTTTTCGGGCTATACAAACATATCTTCCATGTAAAATCAACCAATGATGAGCAACAGCAATTTGAGATTCGGGGATGTATTTAACAAGCTGCCTTTCTGTTTCAAGAGGAGTTCGCGCATTAACAGTGAGCCCTAATCGGGCTGATACTCTGAAAACATGAGTGTCTACAGCAAGGGCGGGTTTATTAAATACAACTGAGGCAATAACATTTGCAGTTTTTCTGCCAACTCCGGGCAATTTTTGCAAGGCATCAATTTCCGAGGGAATAATTCCATTAAATTCTTCACAAAGCATTCTGGCCATACCAATAAGGCTCTTGGCTTTATTGTTAGGATAACTTATGCTTTTAATGTAATCAAAAACCTCCTCTTGGGATGAGGCAGCAAGAGTTTGTGGATCAGGAAAACGTTTAAACAAAGAAGGAGTAACAATATTTATTCTTTTGTCGGTACATTGAGCAGATAGAATTACTGCTACAAGTAGTTCAAAAGCGCTGGAATAGCGCAACTCTGTTTCAGCCTCAGGATTGTGCTGGGCAAAATATTCCAATACTTTTTTAAAACGTTCTGTTTTGGTCATTGTAGAATAGAAAGGTACAAAAATAAAAAACCTCCGCACTAAAAGTGCAGAGGTTAATCTTTTAATAAAAAAGAATTAATTAAGAACCATTTCAATATTTTTACAATATTCAGATCCTGAAACACTCAAAACCTTAGAATAATTTAAAATATTGCTGATTGCAAAAGATGAAGGCTGAGGGCCATGTTCAAAATCTGCACCATTAATTAACTCTTCAAGAAGAGCATCGTCTTCAATAAATGATAAAAGATCTTTTAAATTGTAGGTTTGGCTCATAGGCACTTTAGAGGTTTATAAATATGATTTTTTTAGCTAACGTGAAGATAGTAAAAATTATTTCACTTAAAAAATCTTTTTTTTATAAAACAGCCTATTTGCGCACCAGTCAGGCCTATCCGTGTAGATTCAATCCAGTAATAAATACTTTTACCTGGTAAGAATTATGTCCTTTTCCGCAATAAGTTTTCTTAAATTAATCAAAGCGTATCTCATTCTTCCTAGCGCAGTATTTATACTAACATTAGTAAGATCAGCTATTTCTTTAAAGCTCATATCACTATAATGTCTTAACATTAACACTTCTTTCTGATCGGGTGGAAGATATTGAATAAGTTTTCTAACATCCTCATGGATCTGATCCTTGATTAATTTATCTTCAATATTACCCTGTTTTAAAGGTAAAATATCAAATATGTCAAAATCCTCACCACCGTCAACTACTGGCATTCTCTTGTTTTTTCTGAAATGGTCAATAACCAGATTATGCGCAATACGAAGAACCCAGGGAAGGAATTTCCCCTCTTCGTTATAATTTCCTTTGCGCAAGGTGTTAATTACCTTGAAAAAAGTATCCTGAAAAACATCCTCTGCGAGTTGATGATCTTTAACTATTTGTAATATGTAGGAATAGATTTTGCTTTTGTGTCTGCTGATTAGCGTCTCAAGGGCATTTTCATTTCCACTTAAATACTGACTTACGAGTTCATGGTCATTTAATTGCTGACTCATTTTGACCTCCCTTTTTTATAATTTGTGAATAAAAGGTAGCTGTTTACTCGATAGTTTTTGGTTTAAAGTGAAATTAAATGTATTTTTTTCGTTATATTAATTGACAAATTTAATATAATTTTTTTAAATAACACAATAATCAGAATTTTTACTGATTATTCTTTTTGTTTTTATTGCCTTATTAATTATATTTTTGCAAATTATTTGCTACAACTATTGCTAAATCTATGCCAAAACAAGATATAAGTTCATTAGATCCTAAAAAATTCATCATTATAAAGGGTGCCAGGGTTCACAACCTCAAGAATGTGTCTATTGCCCTGCCCCGCAATAAATTTATTGTTATTACCGGTTTATCCGGCTCGGGTAAATCCTCCCTGGCCTTTGACACTTTGTTTGCCGAGGGCCAAAGGCGCTATGTGGAGAGCCTTTCCAGCTATGCCAGGCAGTTTTTGGGAAAAATAGACAAGCCTGATGTTGATTACATAAAAGGAATTTCGCCCGCTATTGCCATTGAACAAAAAGTAATTACAAGAAGCTCAAGATCAACGGTTGGAACAACTACAGAAATTTTCGATTATTTAAAACTTTTGTTTTCAAGAATAGGAAAAACATACTCTCCAGTATCAGGCAAAGTAGTAAAAAGGGATTCTGCTATGGATGTGGTGGATGTTATTAATTCATTTCCAGAAAACACTAAAGTAGCCCTTTACGCTCCTCCTGTTATTCCTGCGGGTAGAAAAATAAAAGAACACCTTAAGGTTTTATTGCAGCAGGGAATAACCAGGATTAAACATAAGGATGAAATTATAACCATTGAAGACTTCCTTTCATCCACTGCCAGTGAAAAAGATCAGGTACTTATTTTAGTGGATCGTTTTTCTGTTCAAAAGGAAAATGATGAAAACAAGGTAAGAATTGCCGATTCGGTTCAAACTGCCTTTTTTGAAGGCGCGGGAGAATGTATGGTGGAAATGTTTTTGGAGGGGGGAGAAACTAAAATGCATTCATTCAATAACCGTTTCGAGGCTGATGGAATCATCTTTGAGGAGCCAACAGTACATTTCTTTAGTTTTAACAATCCTATTGGTGCATGTAAAACCTGTGAGGGCTTTGGAAGCATTATCGGAATTGATGAAGATCTAGTAATTCCTGATAAAAGTTTATCGGTTTTTGAAGATGCTATTGTTTGCTGGAAAGGGGAGAAAATGAAGGAATGGAAAGAAAAACTAATCCATTGTAGCAGCAAATTCGATTTTCCAATTCACAGGCCTTATTATGAACTCTCAAAAAAAGAAATTCAACTCATTTGGAATGGAAATAAATATTTCCAGGGATTAAATGATTTTTTCAAATTTCTTGAAGAACAAAGTTATAAGATTCAGTATAGGGTAATGTTATCTAGATTCAGGGGGAAAGCAATATGCCCTGAATGCCTGGGAACTAGATTAAGAAAGGATGCATCTTACGTTAAAGTGGATAATTATTCAATTATTGATATTGTTTTATTACCAATTGAAGATGTAATTGAAGTTTTTAAAAAAATTAAACTGAATGAATATGATACTCAGGTAGCAAGTCGATTATTAATTGAAATTAACAACAGGCTTAAATTCATGGATAAGGTTGGGCTTGGTTACCTAACCCTTAACCGTTTATCAAACACACTTTCGGGGGGTGAATCACAGAGGATCAATTTAGCTACTTCTCTTGGAAGTAGTCTTGTTGGATCAATGTATATTCTTGATGAGCCTAGTATAGGACTTCACCCCAGAGATACTC comes from Bacteroidota bacterium and encodes:
- the rplT gene encoding 50S ribosomal protein L20 codes for the protein MPRSVNTVASRARRKKILKLTRGYFGARKNVWTVAKNTLEKGLTYAYRDRKAKKRTFRGLWIQRINAGVREHGMSYSEFMGKVHAKGINLNRKVLADLAMNHPIAFKSVVDSVK
- a CDS encoding tetratricopeptide repeat protein, with protein sequence MYNPKILLVFICSFLLFSCVQKEQEEKIEDVVVAVSADSALVFINEKIKKNPNDPKLYHERAKYFLQTNGNIDAALSDMSRLFKLDSSKAEYFVTLSDLYFTKGLAGNVKAALEKALELEPENIDARMKLAELHLYLKNYKESIGNIDKILRIDKYNAKAYFIKGMAFKESGDTAKAVSSFQTTVEQDPDYYHAYMQLGLLFATQKNKLALDYYNNALKVTPNSIEAWYAAGVFCQENNMHKKAIESYFNILEIDTEHVYAHYNLGYVHSEYLKEYKTAIDHFSNALSFKPSYYEALYMRGYCYERLGDFPKALENYDLALKINPDYYLAYIGKSRVKKN
- the recA gene encoding recombinase RecA encodes the protein MSKEKETKDVNKEINKEKYKALQLTLDKLEKTYGKGAIMKLGDSAIENVEVISTGSLTLDLALGIGGFPKGRVIEIYGPESSGKTTLAIHAIAQAQKNGGIAAFIDAEHAFDRVYAHNLGVDTDNLLISQPDNGEQALEITENLIRSGAIDIIVIDSVAALTPKSEIEGEMGDSKMGLQARLMSQALRKLTATISRTGCCCIFINQLREKIGVMFGNPETTTGGNALKFYASVRLDIRRIGQIKDADNVIGNRTRVKVVKNKVAPPFRQAEFDILYGEGISKVGEIIDIGVEQNIIKKSGSWFSYGDTKLGQGRDAVKNLLLDNLELAEELEMKIKAVLYKVPVN
- the bcp gene encoding thioredoxin-dependent thiol peroxidase; protein product: MTHLKQGDKAPDFTGVDQDGNLVSLSDFKDKMLVLYFYPKDNTPGCTLQACNLRDNYSVLKSKGISILGVSADSEEKHRKFIEKYDLPFPLLADTDKKICKAYGVWGEKKFMGKVFDGIHRSTFLIDENSLIRALITKVTTKNHTEQILSILN
- the nth gene encoding endonuclease III — encoded protein: MTKTERFKKVLEYFAQHNPEAETELRYSSAFELLVAVILSAQCTDKRINIVTPSLFKRFPDPQTLAASSQEEVFDYIKSISYPNNKAKSLIGMARMLCEEFNGIIPSEIDALQKLPGVGRKTANVIASVVFNKPALAVDTHVFRVSARLGLTVNARTPLETERQLVKYIPESQIAVAHHWLILHGRYVCIARKPKCLICPLTAYCKYYQKNSSVLPDKITNT
- a CDS encoding sigma-70 family RNA polymerase sigma factor — protein: MSQQLNDHELVSQYLSGNENALETLISRHKSKIYSYILQIVKDHQLAEDVFQDTFFKVINTLRKGNYNEEGKFLPWVLRIAHNLVIDHFRKNKRMPVVDGGEDFDIFDILPLKQGNIEDKLIKDQIHEDVRKLIQYLPPDQKEVLMLRHYSDMSFKEIADLTNVSINTALGRMRYALINLRKLIAEKDIILTR
- the uvrA gene encoding excinuclease ABC subunit UvrA, whose product is MPKQDISSLDPKKFIIIKGARVHNLKNVSIALPRNKFIVITGLSGSGKSSLAFDTLFAEGQRRYVESLSSYARQFLGKIDKPDVDYIKGISPAIAIEQKVITRSSRSTVGTTTEIFDYLKLLFSRIGKTYSPVSGKVVKRDSAMDVVDVINSFPENTKVALYAPPVIPAGRKIKEHLKVLLQQGITRIKHKDEIITIEDFLSSTASEKDQVLILVDRFSVQKENDENKVRIADSVQTAFFEGAGECMVEMFLEGGETKMHSFNNRFEADGIIFEEPTVHFFSFNNPIGACKTCEGFGSIIGIDEDLVIPDKSLSVFEDAIVCWKGEKMKEWKEKLIHCSSKFDFPIHRPYYELSKKEIQLIWNGNKYFQGLNDFFKFLEEQSYKIQYRVMLSRFRGKAICPECLGTRLRKDASYVKVDNYSIIDIVLLPIEDVIEVFKKIKLNEYDTQVASRLLIEINNRLKFMDKVGLGYLTLNRLSNTLSGGESQRINLATSLGSSLVGSMYILDEPSIGLHPRDTHRMIEVLIALKNAGNTVIVVEHDEEIMKAADQLIDMGPLAGSLGGELIFQGNHQDILVEEKSLTARYLTGKDFISIPERRRTWTRFIEIKGARENNLKNIDVKIPLHTLTVITGVSGSGKSTLVKKILYPALKKMHSGYGEKTGNHDKIEGNIRAVEAVEFIDQNPIGKSTRSNPVTYVKAYDEIRALFANIPLAKNKSYKPSHFSFNVEGGRCDVCDGEGEVKIEMQFMADIHLVCETCKGKRFKDEILEIEFQGKNISDVLDMTVDDAIDFFASNMNKENPKESTFERKVVEKLKPLQEVGLGYVHLGQSSNTLSGGEAQRIKLASFLSLGTSASPTLFIFDEPTTGLHFHDIKKLLTAFNALIEKGHSLVVIEHNVEIIKSGDWIIDLGPEGGNKGGELIFQGTPEDLVHCEGSYTGKFLKGKIPEKVN